A window of the Flavobacterium sangjuense genome harbors these coding sequences:
- the arfB gene encoding alternative ribosome rescue aminoacyl-tRNA hydrolase ArfB, giving the protein METEKIVAELNFKAVRSSGPGGQNVNKVSSKIVLTFDLNASQALNDEEKTLIETKLAAKLTSENLLILNCDEDRSQLKNKAIVTKRFLDLIEKALIIPKKRKATKVPKAVVEKRLKDKSAVSEIKENRKKPKL; this is encoded by the coding sequence ATGGAAACTGAAAAAATCGTAGCGGAACTAAATTTTAAAGCTGTCAGAAGCTCTGGCCCAGGCGGACAAAATGTAAATAAAGTTTCTTCCAAAATAGTGCTCACTTTTGATTTGAATGCTTCTCAAGCGTTAAACGATGAAGAAAAAACATTGATTGAAACCAAATTAGCGGCCAAACTAACTTCCGAAAATCTGTTGATTTTAAACTGCGACGAAGACAGAAGTCAACTTAAAAACAAAGCTATCGTCACAAAGCGTTTTTTAGACTTAATAGAAAAAGCTTTGATTATTCCTAAAAAAAGAAAGGCAACCAAAGTTCCAAAAGCGGTTGTAGAAAAAAGGCTGAAAGACAAATCTGCTGTTTCAGAAATTAAAGAAAACAGAAAAAAGCCAAAACTTTAA